In Candidatus Binatia bacterium, one DNA window encodes the following:
- a CDS encoding pentapeptide repeat-containing protein → MTAILAALFALSVAASSGLPMNCVGCSFAGRDLHGADLSGAAYVGADFARADLRNASLRGANLAGADFSDADLRGADFRDARLAGVDLRGARIRGANFTGAQLAGVDLRDALSDAGDAEIRGLLGHCAGCQMRGAVIEGRDLSGVSIPGSDLRGARARGVRLTGADLQGVDFAGADLRNADLRNARLCYYNDESIGCADFRGADVHGADLRGALICRSHRESSRCDPVDAGTLRRYAKSALDGALL, encoded by the coding sequence ATGACTGCAATCTTAGCCGCGCTCTTTGCCCTCTCCGTCGCGGCGAGCAGCGGGCTTCCGATGAACTGCGTCGGATGTTCCTTCGCGGGCCGCGACCTTCACGGCGCCGACCTCTCGGGTGCCGCCTACGTCGGAGCCGATTTCGCGCGCGCCGATCTGCGCAACGCGAGCCTGCGCGGCGCGAACCTCGCGGGCGCCGATTTTAGCGACGCCGACCTGCGCGGAGCGGATTTCCGCGACGCCAGGCTCGCCGGCGTCGACCTCCGCGGCGCGCGCATTCGCGGAGCCAACTTTACAGGCGCGCAGCTGGCGGGCGTCGATCTGCGCGACGCATTGAGCGACGCGGGCGACGCCGAGATCCGTGGCCTGCTCGGACACTGCGCGGGCTGCCAGATGCGCGGCGCCGTCATCGAGGGACGGGATTTGTCGGGCGTTTCGATCCCGGGAAGCGATTTGCGCGGCGCCCGCGCCCGCGGCGTACGCCTTACGGGCGCGGACCTGCAAGGCGTCGACTTCGCCGGCGCGGATCTGCGCAACGCCGACCTGCGCAACGCGCGACTCTGCTACTACAACGACGAGTCGATCGGCTGCGCCGATTTCCGGGGCGCGGACGTGCACGGCGCCGATCTGCGCGGAGCGCTCATCTGCCGCAGCCACAGGGAGTCGAGCCGGTGCGATCCGGTCGACGCAGGCACGCTGCGGCGCTATGCGAAGTCGGCGCTGGACGGCGCGCTGCTCTGA
- a CDS encoding S9 family peptidase, with the protein MSNAAISPDGRLVLVEASRMNGPKDTYDRSIELVDVTSGQRKHNVTKHLGDGDYAWMPDSRSFVFVRTVEKQKPQLYRYTIAGGTVALLTHSTDGVSAPVVDHAGDRIALTVTATDPSPNAQVDFAKAGFTPKSSQRKSDIAVIDSLFFEANGQGYTYRQHQHIWVVDADGSHPKQLTSGKYSENFDDWSPDDRTILFDSLRYDSVDGGPSDVYTMPATGGPMQKVASPLPANNGVFFSANNREVFFLSGGIQDAAERPALVVANLDGSNRRVLVERDAVGWGDTLLGDMKEGGGFCGWRLPDGKRALLNMDGAGYANLQTLDLSSGDFRPVTPARGEAWSCSISRDGSRVAYLYSDFTHPADVYVADLGGGTPREVTNVNAAYLASITLSQPREFAVKDSAGFTVQAWFMPATGGAPNAMHPTLLDIHGGPETQFGDTFFHEFQLYASEGYNVVFSNPVGSTGHGHAFEEALESNYGDAMFADVQAVMDAVVQRPDVDATRLAVLGGSYGGYATLWVISHTDRYKVAVAERAVSNVRTENLTADFAAKNGLGGGYYNWGPPWDPASTDYARFSPLTYVADVHTPLLILHSDDDTRAPIDQTLQEYTALKILGRTVEYVAVPNENHDLSRTGSPIHRVERLNLILDWLQKYV; encoded by the coding sequence TTGAGCAACGCGGCGATCTCGCCCGACGGGCGCCTCGTGCTGGTGGAAGCGTCGCGAATGAACGGTCCCAAAGACACGTACGACCGCTCGATCGAGTTGGTGGACGTAACGAGCGGTCAGCGCAAGCACAACGTCACGAAGCATCTGGGGGACGGAGACTACGCTTGGATGCCGGACAGCCGCAGCTTCGTGTTCGTGCGGACCGTCGAGAAGCAGAAGCCGCAACTGTACCGCTACACCATCGCGGGGGGCACCGTCGCGCTGCTCACGCACTCAACCGACGGCGTCTCGGCGCCGGTCGTCGACCACGCCGGAGATCGGATAGCGCTCACGGTCACCGCGACCGATCCGTCTCCTAACGCGCAGGTCGACTTCGCGAAGGCCGGCTTCACGCCGAAGTCCTCGCAGCGCAAGAGCGACATCGCGGTGATCGACTCCCTGTTCTTCGAGGCCAACGGTCAAGGCTACACCTACCGTCAGCATCAGCACATCTGGGTCGTGGACGCGGATGGGTCGCATCCGAAGCAGCTTACCTCGGGCAAATACTCCGAGAACTTCGACGACTGGTCGCCCGACGACCGGACGATCCTGTTCGATTCGCTACGCTACGACTCGGTCGACGGCGGCCCCAGCGACGTCTACACGATGCCGGCGACTGGTGGCCCCATGCAGAAAGTGGCGTCGCCGCTGCCGGCCAATAACGGTGTCTTCTTTAGCGCGAACAATCGCGAGGTCTTCTTCCTGAGCGGCGGCATTCAGGACGCTGCCGAACGCCCCGCGCTCGTCGTCGCGAACCTGGACGGCTCGAATCGCCGCGTTTTGGTGGAGCGCGACGCAGTGGGCTGGGGCGATACGCTGCTGGGCGATATGAAGGAAGGCGGCGGATTTTGCGGGTGGCGGCTTCCGGACGGAAAGCGCGCGCTGCTCAACATGGACGGCGCCGGCTACGCCAACTTGCAGACGTTAGATCTTTCGAGCGGCGACTTCCGGCCGGTCACTCCCGCCCGGGGCGAGGCCTGGTCGTGCTCGATCTCGCGCGACGGAAGCCGCGTCGCGTATCTGTATAGCGACTTCACGCATCCGGCCGATGTGTACGTCGCCGACCTGGGCGGCGGCACGCCGCGCGAGGTCACGAACGTCAATGCGGCCTACCTCGCAAGCATCACGCTTTCGCAGCCGCGCGAGTTTGCGGTGAAAGATTCGGCCGGATTCACCGTGCAGGCCTGGTTCATGCCCGCGACCGGCGGCGCGCCGAACGCCATGCATCCGACGCTGCTCGACATCCACGGCGGACCGGAGACGCAGTTCGGCGATACGTTCTTCCACGAGTTCCAGCTGTATGCATCGGAGGGCTACAACGTCGTCTTCTCCAATCCGGTGGGCAGCACCGGGCACGGTCACGCCTTCGAGGAGGCGCTCGAGAGCAACTACGGCGACGCGATGTTCGCCGACGTCCAGGCGGTAATGGATGCGGTCGTGCAGCGGCCCGATGTCGACGCGACGCGCCTGGCCGTGCTGGGCGGATCCTATGGAGGATACGCGACGCTGTGGGTGATCTCGCACACCGATCGCTACAAGGTGGCCGTCGCCGAGCGCGCGGTCAGCAACGTGCGCACCGAGAACCTGACCGCGGACTTTGCCGCGAAGAACGGCCTAGGCGGCGGCTACTACAACTGGGGGCCGCCGTGGGATCCAGCCAGCACGGACTACGCGCGCTTCTCGCCGCTCACATACGTCGCCGACGTGCACACGCCGCTGCTGATCCTGCACTCCGACGACGACACCCGCGCGCCGATCGACCAGACGCTCCAGGAATACACCGCGTTGAAGATCCTCGGGCGCACCGTCGAGTACGTCGCGGTACCCAACGAAAACCACGACCTGTCGCGCACCGGATCGCCGATCCACCGCGTCGAGCGCCTCAACCTCATCCTCGACTGGCTGCAGAAGTACGTTTAA